The DNA region CTTGATCACGCTCTTCACTTGCCTTGCCTCTTGCACGGGGGCGATAAGGGTGATCGAAGCTCCACCTTTGCCTGTTGCTACATCAAACCCGGGCCACAGCCTTGCCCAGAGGCTAGAGGCGGCTGCTGGAGGGGCCACGCTGGTGGACTGCTGGGATGCGCTGGTGGAGCTCAAGTCGTGCTCGAACGAGatcatcctcttcttcctcaatGGAGAGACGAGCCTCGGGGCCCCTTGCTGCGCCGCCGTCGATATCATCACTCGTAGCTGCTGGCCCGCTATGCTGACCTCCCTCGGGTTCACTCCTGAGGAAGGAAACATTCTCCGAGGCTACTGCGACGCCAAGGCCGCTGGCCCCGCCCCCTCCCCGGCCTCTTCTTCTTCGCCGTAGTTCATCGACTCTGAGAACATTATGCTAATACAATATGAAGGTTTTACCTTTAAATGCCACTTTTGTTGAATAACTATCGGAGGTGTATTGGGTGTAGATATGCTTTGTCAATCGAAATATACAATCTCCCAATATTCTTTCGGTTTTTAATCATTGAGGAAATCATATTGACGAACAAGAACTAAGGAGAAATCACTTTATTTCATTGATAAAATCACGATAATCTGATGAATAACGAAGAAGAATTACAACTCAGTTAATCGCGTGTACGTACATTGTCTGAAAAACAGTACAGACAAGAAGCAACGAGGTACACTGCAAGAAAGCAAGAACTCAAAAGATCAAGAAATCCCAATGATATCAATCTGCCACTGTGATTG from Punica granatum isolate Tunisia-2019 chromosome 3, ASM765513v2, whole genome shotgun sequence includes:
- the LOC116201322 gene encoding egg cell-secreted protein 1.4-like; the encoded protein is MPTLDRSIILLITLFTCLASCTGAIRVIEAPPLPVATSNPGHSLAQRLEAAAGGATLVDCWDALVELKSCSNEIILFFLNGETSLGAPCCAAVDIITRSCWPAMLTSLGFTPEEGNILRGYCDAKAAGPAPSPASSSSP